A DNA window from Chryseobacterium sp. MEBOG06 contains the following coding sequences:
- the yidC gene encoding membrane protein insertase YidC, whose translation MQQNNGIDKKQMISFAVLCLVLFGFMFYFQNKQAKEEELKAQQQKTEQVKNAVKPTQASNINPGVTPNAIQTASIGNNELKLEFSSLGGQVSKVELSRYKAYDHKTDNADQPLYLINKNNSKYGFQFKDKTGKIINTKDLVFSPTVNGSSVTLTADYNGAIIQFIYTLNNDPKAPLKDQYALDFKVRTQGLSKITSDNKADFIWDYNVRNLEKGRAQEQSHSEFSYAFNNYKDYDYDGRTTMEEEKETLNWIGVKQQFFSSVIEAKNGFTHSKGNQESVEEGEYLKKFNYEGFVQMTGSELNQDFTWYFMPLDLPLLKSYDKNFDEILPLGWSFIGAMNRYFFMWLYSIIAAWGLSAGWVIFVMTIIVKLILSPIMYKQHKLSAMMKVIRPEIDEVNAKFKDADPMKKQQATMEVYRKAGVNQMAGCLPALVQIPIFYALFRFFPNFIDLRGQGFWFAKDLTAYDDLIKLPFKVPFLGDHLSIFALACTVVILIYTVMTSGNMQQPQQEGMPNMKVLMYIFPITFLFFLNTSASGLSWYYFVSNAINILIILVIKYWILDEKKIHAQIQSNKEKPKTEGKFQKKMREMMESAQQQQQSQEQQRNKKK comes from the coding sequence ATGCAACAAAACAACGGAATCGATAAGAAGCAAATGATTAGTTTCGCGGTTTTATGCCTGGTTCTCTTTGGTTTTATGTTCTATTTCCAGAACAAACAAGCGAAGGAAGAGGAGTTAAAAGCTCAGCAGCAGAAAACGGAACAGGTAAAAAATGCCGTAAAACCAACTCAGGCAAGCAATATCAATCCAGGTGTAACTCCTAATGCAATCCAAACGGCAAGTATTGGAAATAATGAATTGAAACTTGAGTTTTCAAGCCTGGGAGGTCAGGTTTCCAAAGTAGAGCTTTCAAGATACAAAGCATACGACCACAAAACGGATAACGCAGATCAGCCACTTTATCTGATCAACAAAAATAACTCAAAGTATGGGTTCCAGTTTAAGGATAAAACGGGAAAAATAATCAATACTAAAGATTTAGTTTTCTCTCCTACAGTGAACGGAAGCTCTGTTACATTAACGGCTGATTACAATGGAGCAATCATTCAGTTTATTTATACTTTAAATAACGATCCTAAAGCACCGCTAAAAGATCAGTATGCTTTAGATTTTAAAGTAAGAACTCAGGGACTTTCCAAAATTACTTCAGACAACAAAGCTGATTTCATCTGGGATTATAATGTAAGAAACTTAGAAAAGGGTAGAGCTCAGGAGCAGTCACACTCAGAATTCTCTTATGCTTTCAATAATTATAAAGACTATGATTATGATGGGAGAACTACAATGGAAGAAGAAAAAGAAACGCTTAACTGGATTGGGGTAAAACAGCAGTTTTTCTCTTCAGTAATCGAAGCTAAAAACGGATTTACTCATAGTAAAGGAAATCAGGAAAGTGTAGAAGAAGGAGAATATCTGAAAAAATTCAACTATGAAGGTTTCGTTCAGATGACCGGAAGTGAGTTGAATCAGGATTTTACCTGGTATTTTATGCCATTGGATCTTCCATTACTAAAATCTTACGATAAAAACTTTGATGAGATTCTTCCATTAGGATGGTCATTCATTGGAGCAATGAACCGTTATTTCTTCATGTGGTTGTACAGTATTATCGCTGCCTGGGGATTATCTGCAGGTTGGGTAATTTTTGTAATGACTATCATTGTTAAATTGATCCTGTCACCAATTATGTATAAACAGCATAAATTGAGTGCAATGATGAAGGTGATCCGTCCGGAAATTGATGAGGTAAATGCTAAATTTAAGGATGCAGATCCGATGAAAAAGCAGCAGGCAACAATGGAGGTTTACAGAAAGGCAGGAGTGAATCAGATGGCGGGATGTTTACCGGCATTGGTTCAGATTCCGATCTTCTATGCATTGTTTCGTTTCTTCCCGAACTTTATTGATTTAAGAGGGCAGGGATTCTGGTTTGCAAAAGATTTGACAGCATATGATGATTTGATCAAATTACCATTTAAAGTACCTTTCCTGGGAGATCATTTGAGTATTTTTGCGCTGGCTTGTACAGTGGTGATTCTAATATATACTGTAATGACTTCAGGAAATATGCAGCAGCCTCAGCAAGAGGGAATGCCAAATATGAAGGTGTTAATGTATATTTTCCCAATTACATTCCTATTCTTCCTGAATACTTCAGCATCTGGTCTTTCATGGTATTATTTTGTATCGAATGCAATTAATATTCTTATTATTCTAGTTATCAAATACTGGATTTTAGATGAGAAGAAAATTCATGCTCAGATTCAGTCGAATAAAGAAAAACCAAAAACAGAAGGTAAGTTCCAGAAAAAAATGAGAGAAATGATGGAAAGCGCTCAACAGCAGCAGCAATCTCAGGAACAGCAAAGAAATAAAAAGAAATAA
- a CDS encoding IS3 family transposase produces MLGLNRQIYYRSIKRTKVCRNRASEVVDLVEGIRIKMPRLGARKLYFILKESLSSIKVGRDKFFDILRANHLLIIPKKNYHVTTNSHHRFRKHKNLILDYQITKPNQVWVADITYIGNRKNPSYLSLITDAYSKKIVGHFVADNLNTESSLVALKRALKKHKGMAGSLIHHSDRGLQYCSNEYQKVLQKHQLKCSMTQNSDPYENAVAERINGILKQEFNIDRNSINNALRRKLVDESIEIYNGLRPHFSNYYLTPNQMHTQSKIKMRTYKNKNQSKRKFALV; encoded by the coding sequence TTGTTAGGGTTAAATAGACAAATCTATTATAGAAGTATCAAGCGTACAAAAGTCTGTAGGAACAGGGCTTCAGAGGTTGTAGATCTTGTGGAGGGTATTCGTATTAAAATGCCCAGATTAGGAGCAAGGAAACTATATTTTATTTTAAAAGAATCACTAAGTTCTATCAAAGTAGGAAGAGATAAATTTTTTGACATCCTAAGAGCGAATCATTTATTGATTATACCCAAGAAAAATTACCATGTTACTACCAACTCCCATCATCGTTTCAGAAAGCATAAAAATTTGATCCTAGACTATCAGATAACAAAACCCAATCAGGTTTGGGTTGCAGATATTACTTATATTGGGAACAGGAAAAATCCAAGTTATTTAAGTTTAATAACCGATGCATATTCCAAGAAAATAGTGGGACATTTTGTAGCAGATAATTTAAATACAGAGAGTAGTCTTGTAGCATTGAAAAGAGCTTTAAAGAAACACAAAGGTATGGCAGGCTCATTAATCCATCATTCTGATCGTGGCTTACAATACTGCTCGAATGAATATCAGAAAGTTTTGCAAAAACATCAATTAAAATGCAGTATGACACAAAACTCTGATCCTTATGAAAATGCAGTAGCAGAAAGGATTAATGGTATTTTAAAGCAGGAATTTAATATTGACAGGAATTCTATAAACAATGCTTTAAGAAGAAAATTAGTGGATGAATCCATTGAAATTTACAATGGTCTGCGTCCTCATTTTTCGAATTATTATTTAACACCAAATCAGATGCATACACAGTCGAAAATTAAAATGAGAACTTATAAAAATAAAAACCAAAGCAAAAGAAAATTTGCTCTGGTTTAA